Proteins co-encoded in one Ooceraea biroi isolate clonal line C1 chromosome 9, Obir_v5.4, whole genome shotgun sequence genomic window:
- the LOC105277347 gene encoding uncharacterized protein LOC105277347, protein MICVYCDNPQDKCACRAPIGKCSLCGLSSDVCDCQNGGGDDSSRKRVVGEPYESRTIQVTSWKPKREIRRYFARDPADLRSDSTEECRCCERLKWQRPEELPYQRLNVFSDVMSELQQKMSESIYCTRCRRNPCRCGSQVDQDERVEGRKANGYVRCPEVEKSPRSEPSRSKSPRSKSRKSKSPRNTSPSNCRCNSSPGNERKSTVKKSAPIRRVGCVCKQSPCGCRKGRLSHRRPLAKCYYCKNLPCICIIPR, encoded by the exons ATGATCTGCGTGTATTGTGATAATCCTCAAGATAAGTGCGCATGCAGAGCACCAATCGGAAAATGCTCGCTCTGCGGATTGTCGTCAGACGTCTGCGACTGTCAGAACGGCGGAGGTGACGATTCTAGTCGCAAACGGGTCGTCGGTGAACCGTATGAGAGCCGAACCATTCAAGTCACCAGCTGGAAGCCGAAGAGGGAAATCAGGCGGTATTTCGCGAGGGATCCCGCAGATCTCCGCTCGGATTCCACCGAGGAATGCCGTTGCTGCGAGAGATTGAAGTGGCAACGCCCCGAGGAGTTACCTTATCAGCGACTGAACGTCTTCTCGGACGTGATGAGCGAACTGCAGCAGAAGATGAGCGAGTCCATATACTGTACGCGATGCCGAAGGAATCCCTGCCGCTGCGGGTCACAGGTCGATCAAGATGAAAGGGTGGAAGGAAGGAAAGCTAACGGTTATGTCAG ATGCCCGGAGGTAGAGAAGTCACCTAGGAGCGAACCGTCTAGAAGTAAGTCGCCCAGAAGTAAATCGCGTAAAAGTAAGTCACCCAGGAACACGTCGCCGAGTAATTGCCGGTGTAACTCAAGTCCTGGGAACGAGCGTAAAAGCACCGTTAAAAAATCGGCACCGATTCGTCGTGTCGGCTGCGTTTGCAAACAGTCGCCATGCGGATGCAGGAAAGGAAGGCTTAGTCATAGGAGACCATTGGCgaaatgttattattgcaAGAATTTGCCCTGCAT CTGTATTATACCGAGGTAG